GTTAATACAATTAACGACCACATAATATTTCCCGTCGTTAACTTTTCAGTTAACTTTTCAATGACCGAACAACATGTGGTCGTTGATAGTAGATTTGTAACGACCACATTTCTAATAACAATGACCACATTTTTCATCGTTGATATTTTTACACCATTTATCATGAGGCACTGTAACGACCATGCTTTAGTAATAACGACCACATGTTCTGTGATCAGTACTATTTTAGACCACATTTATATTGATAGTTTTTTTTCACATTGGCTACTTATTTATAACACCAACCACCACATATTTTTCACTACAGAGAAAATACAATTAATAAACTTGCAACAGCAAACAATTATTATTTATCCAATTTGTCAATACATAAAGATATAcctttgcaaaaaaaaatcacTATAACAATTCGAGTTTTAATTATGATCGACACCGTACCCGTGATGGATCCAGCAAGCCACCACTGCCCACACGACAGAAATACAGGCTCTGCCTTTCACTACAAGAAAAGGTCGTATTAACGACGGGATATGTGGTCGTTAAAAGTCTAAATGTGGTCGTTAGTAGTTATTAAATACCACAAAATTGTGGTCGTCCATAGTCATTAATCGTTAATACAATTAACGACCACATAATATTTCCCGTCGTTAACTTTTCAGTTAACTTTTCAATGACCGAACAACATGTGGTCGTTGATAGTAGATTTGTAACGACCACATTTCTAATAACAACGACCACATTTTTCATCGTTGATATTTTTACACCATTTATCATGAGGCACTGTAACGACCATGCTTTAGTAATAACGACCACATGTTCTGTGATCAGTACTATTTTAGACCACATTTATATTGATAGTTTTTTTCACATTGGCTACTTATTTATAACACCAACCACCACTTGACACCATATACAATGACATATTTTTCACTGCAGAGAAAATACAATTAATAAACTTACAACAGCAAACAATTATAATTTATCCAATTTGTCAATACATAAAGATATACCTTTGCAAAAAAAAATCGCTATAATAATTTGAGTTTTAAGTATGATCGACACCGTACCCGTGATGATCCAGCAAGCCACCACTGCCCACACGCGACACAAATACAGGCTCTGCCTTTGATCatctcgccgtcgccgtctcaTTGGCACCACCTACACCTATGCGTGTCTCGCCCTTGCCCATTCGTTCGTTGCTGATGCGCCGGCGCCGCAAACAAAAGTTGCAACCATATACGTATTCTACAGCAACAAGCCAGACATGCAAGGCATATAGCCATATACACATACACACATGCATTTATGTCAACGACGACGACATGCGTCGTGCATCCTTCCCTGGCCGGCTTTGTGGCCAGCATGAATGAATGAGCTGAGAGGCCTGATGAGCCCGGCCAGCTGGGCTTGCTGCTGCATGCCCTATCACTACCATTAATTGATTGCACGGCACCAGGACAACCCaacggaggacccaatcaataaTGGACGCTCTAGATCTCTAGCTAGCTGGTTGGCCTGCTGGACCCTGCTGCTGCCACCAGCACGACCCAGCCGTCGACGTGGCAGTGCCTGCGCCGCGAGCTCCGGCAGGAAGAAGCAGTTGTCGCGGCCACGTAGGCGGACTAACGACCGGTCGCCCCGGAGTGTTTAGATGCAACAGACAACGGACGGGTcggagtggttggtggcggtgtGGCCTGGGCATTGTGAAGGAACAGGGGAAATGGCAGTGGCCAGGGCATGCGCTTTAACCAGTCGTATACGTGGAAAAGCCTGAGACGAGTTTTCACGAGTGCTAACTGCTACGTGCTTCACCTCGCGGCCACAAGACGTAAAAGGACCAGTTTAGTCCAGCTGGCCTGTTATTATTGTGAATGAACTAAAACAAAATGCCCGTCGTGCCCTCCTTACCAACGCACATTGGGTGTGAGTGGCGTTGTCAGCTGCATATGACTGTGCGTTGGTGAATAGTAGTAACAACATTTGTAACTTTATGTTGTAGAAATGTATTCTATGATTAATCTAGCTAGTAACATGTGTAACACAACATAAACTTGTACAAGGATGTTTGCAGTGCCGGTCCTAGATTATAAGGGCCCTCCGGCGATCTTGTCGTAACGGCCCCTCTtgaccatgtataaaatcttataatatataggcgttaattttatttgtaaaacgaaagcaaattcaataacatatttttaatttaacatgtctgataattatcgaggaacaatatagattaaggaTTATAtattgtagatgtatgataattatcgaggaataatgtagattaaaataataatatattcgttttcttttctcacaaatgacaaatgtttcttaggtaacattataaaattctaacatataaattagaagaaaaatatgactatatgggtacaaagtactagaagtctagaatactatacaaataattaatttgaattaaaaaaaagaaaaaatacctTGGACCTAAACAActaatcggtgatcgcaattcataagaagAAAAGAATCAAGATGTtgtcgtcgtggagccctgcctggtcgccgtcctcatgcgccgtgtccgtgtctccggcagtctagctcttcgcggcggcgcggctcgctaACTCCGCACGTGTAAGGTGCACGtcccgaactcacgatcagagtgtgttaTGTGCAACGTGACTCATCGCCTCCTCTCTATCCGAGGGTCGTGGAGAAAGGAAACTAAGAAAGAAATGTCAATGCTGTCTTTTTGGACCGCCTAGCCAGTTCTATGTCtagtttgctaatgcctaatggactataggaccTGAGGGTTTATATACCTGGACTTGGGCCCCTCCTCCGCTTgagccctcggccgtcgcacctcatggcctacccttagggccggcactggATGTTTGGTTGTCTAGCGAAGCGAACTTTGCTTAGCCTTACTCCACAAtacgaagtcaccacagacgtCTCACTGTTGATGGAACATCGCCACCACTGAAACGATGAAACCATAGTGTCATTAAATTCTGgaataaattcagaaaaatacGAGCATTGCCAAATCCAGGACTTGAATCAGAGTGGACATGTTCCACCACAATGCCTTAGATATGTGTAGGCATGATCAACCCAAACAAGTGGGAGCTGAGCACGATCCGCAGCAACCTATCAAACATGAATGTAGCTTTCAGGCTCCtttcactaccggagaccggctctttgccgagtgccacgtggtttgccgagtgtttttttcgggcactcggcaaagacgcctttgccgagtgttttttttgacactccgcaaagaggctctttgccgagtgtttttttaacactcggcaaagagtctctttgccgaggtttttttttgacactcggcaaagagcttatttgccgagtgttattttttttacactcggcaaagaaaatttcaaagcacattttgaagcagtaaattaattcaaatcaaaaagttttcaactacaaagttgtataactcatcaagatgtacaatgtttgttttggtattttcttcatacgacaaagtgaaaataaatttgttcacaaatttaACATATGTCTctggtagtttatgaaactacaatagagatatataagatttgtgaacaatagaacgaccatgtcggatgaatagatgaccaaacaaccaaaataaactttgtagatctcgaaaagttatgacactttgtagttggcaactttttgatttgaaaacattttgtcatgcaaaactgtgtttgaattttaaaattttaaaattcaaattttgtaaacggcctcggatggaaaaacttcctaaactaaaagtgtagatctcgaaaagttatgaaactttgtagtttacaactttttgatttgaaaacatcttgtcatgcaaaactgtgtttgaatttcaaaattttaaaattcaaattttgtaaacgacctcggatggaaaaacttcctaaactaaaagtgtagatctcgaaaagttatgaaactttgtagtttacaacttttttatttgaattcgtttagggcctcaaacatgcaatttacactcggtttagtataatatattaggaATTAAAACGGAATCCAAACACAAGTGAGAGTgtagtgtagtggtagaggaggtacgtgcacagcgggaggtctcgggttcgaatcgcgtcggccgcatagccatgaaattcacgcgaaaaataTCGGATATGGGTGGGGGCCTCCTTTGAtaaaattttttttttcatttttttgggtaaaaatcccaattttttcgggtttttttcggtttcaactttaccgagtgtcgggcactggtgtccgataaaagacactcggcaaagttggctttgccatcactgtttttggcgagtgctgttcgccgagtgttacactcggcgaaccatttgccgagtgttttatgtatTTTACCGAATGTTtcggacactcggtaaactacAGGAGTCCAGTAGTGTTTATTTTTACGACAGTAGAGTGCCGTCCCATGAATCCCAGCCACTCCACAAGTCAGCAAACGTCCCTCTCACTGCACCGAGCTGGCCTACATTTAATCCCTCAATTTCACCAACTGTTTCCGGTTCTCAATAGCGAAACTTTACAGATGTGTTTTGTGCATTTATGGTCCCgtttggcttgctgaaacttggctgaaattgaTTGAAAAATACTGATCTAGCCaaaatattatgagagaaaaatactgttccgactaaaaaaactgAACAAACAGGATTTAAGGTAAACCGAACGGGACCGTAAGGCGGTACTTAGGGCGTCCCCAATGATTTTTAAGGCCCCGTTCGAGTGCCCTTAAACCTGACTTGATCTGCTTATTTATTCTTTCCTCTAAACCATCCAAATTTCTCCAGAATTTAGACAAGCAAACAGGCAGCATAGCTGAGATGGACAGAAAGGAAAGAGAAGAAAGCGCTGGCGACTCCGAACTTGCTAGGCTCGCACAGATTTCTAGAAGGCCCTTTCTCAGttctaggccctgtttagttgcacttcattttaTAAAAAATTTCAAgatcttcgtcacatcgaatctttagatgcatgcatgaagcattaaatataaataaaaaataaaactaattacacagtttagacgaaattcacgagacgaatcttttaagcctaattagactacgattgaatactaattgtcaaataacaaaaaaaaaaaatgctacagtaccattttgcGAACTAAACACTACCCAGTACCCTCCGTAAAAACTTTCCATGCTGTGCTATTGTTTACTGTTTCTAAGTGGCGATTTGATATTTGCCATTGTGGATGCTCTTAATATGATAATACGATTCGTACGTAGATTTTTGTTCCGGGTTAACATCACCTTAAGACAGCTTCTACAGTAGTTAAAATAGCTAGCTCATAGCATATTTTATTCCGTGAAAAGGAGAGAGAATTACAAAAACCAACTCGGTAACATCACCTTAAGGCAGATCTTGAATTCACAGGAGAGCaaaactctctctctccctctccctcccccgtTCGCGTGCTCTTAAACTCAGCTTGATTCGCTTATTTTTTcatccaaaacagtatttttctctcataaattcatccggtattcctccaaaccatccagattcctccagaattcagacaaacGTACGTAAAAACTAGCCAGCAGCCCAGCACCAACAGGCTAGGGCATAACAACTCTGTCGATCAGCAATCAAAACACATGCTTAGCTCCAAATTCTTGTTGGGTAAGACTGGCTAGCTATAGGCAGGCTCGCTCTTCCATAGAATCGTCCAATTTAAACGGCCCCGTACCGTTGTCGTCTATCTTGAAAATTTaactaagggcgcgtttagttggtcGAAATTTAGATGTGCAAAGTTTATATAGTGTCAGATTCCCTACTGCagcatttcatttgtatttggtaataattgtccaaccattgactaattaggctcaaaatgttcgtctcgcaaagtacaaccaaactgtgcaattagtttttaatttcgtctacttttagtattctatgcatgtaccacaaatttgatgtgacagagaatcttctttttgcatagtgtaaaagttggaaactaaacaagggctaatgcATTTATATTGATGCAGCCGCTGGTAATTTAAAGGGGCAATCTCGTCTTCTCAGCTAACGAACACGTGATGTTGTGCCCCCCGGACCCCCAGCTACCTCGCTCCCTTACCAATACAGTACAGTACACACAATGCCTGCCGGGTGCCGCTCGCTGCCACCATCTCCCTTTATATAAGGCAAACGTTCACAACTGGCTTCCCTCATCTTGAAaactcgtcgtcgtcctcgctcCCCAGCCATTaatttccttcttccttcttctcttcGACCCACCGATCAACAAGGACACGCACACAAGTCGTGGGCGTGCAGGCGGCCACCGTGCAAGCCAACCGCCGACGGCATGGAGAAGAGCACTGGCGGCGCTAGTGGCGgagaggcggcggaggaggcgaAGGTGCCTCTGCTGCAGCCAAGGGCGGcggtgggaggaggaggagacagcaaggcgggggcggaggaggaggaaagggaggcggcggcggcggcggaggcggaggcggagtggTCGTCGCTGCCGCTGCGGCGGCGCGCGTGGGAGGAGAACAAGAAGCTGTGGGTGGTGGCGGGCCCGTCCATCTTCACTCGCTTCGCCTCCTTCGGCGTCACCGTCATAAGCCAGGCCTTCATCGGCCACATCGGCGCCACCGAGCTCGCCGCCTACGCACTCGTCTCCACCGTCCTCATGAGGTTCAGCAACGGCATCCTGGTACGTAGTGCTAACAAATCCATCCGTTCTTGATTCCAGCTGTTGCGCCTAACACTCCTCTCTTAATGTCCGCTAAAGAGAAAGACGAAAAAAAAAAAGTACAGCTCATGTTGTGGATCTACATGCATGCATGATTCATCAGCTAGCAATTCTAGCTATGTTAGCTCTGTCGTAGCTAAGCAGGCCGCCTTCACAGGCATCTCGTGTCATGTCACCCGAGAAAAAACAAAAACGAACCGGTGCGCACTGCGAAACGAGATTCACGCGTGTAGTGCAGGCTAAACCAAGGCAGCAGTTCCCTCCTGTTTCGAGTTCCTTCGCCTCCTGCGTTTCCATCCACATGCAGCGTCAGTACCTGGACAAGGACCAGAGCACCGAGACAAAGCAGATTTTCCATACCCGCAAGTGACCACACACCGAGTGCAATGTGACACACAGTCACACACAAACAAGAGGGGCATTTGTACTCATGTCTTGCTAAAAACTCTCAAGAAAAGGCCCTGCAAACTACGTATTATTTTACATGCATGAGTGGTAGCCTTCATTGAGGTTAAGTCCAAATCCAAACCAACTGTGTCGTGGTCCAGGCCCGTGAGCAGCATTCAATTCAAAGATCGATCCATATTCTCAGCCCACAGTTAAATTCGAATAAATTTTGCCACCAACTTGTACagaacaagctagaaaaagggcACTACAGATAACAGATTCATTAGGGCTCGGCTCATGCTCTTCCACGTGCAGATACCCACTGGCCACCAGTTACGATCATTCGAATAAAATTTGCAGCTCGTATCGATCGCAACTGATTCGTGTCCCATTTgctctgttcttcttcttccctcttGGCGCGCGTCGGCGAAGGAAATGGCGAGGCAGGCATCAACGACTGACGAGTCCGTCCATTGCAACCAGTCCCCGTCGTCGATTGCCAAGTCAGTGTCCGGAGCGCCCCAAAGTCATGGTAGAAAAATGCATGTGTGATGGGCAAACCTCCAGCAGGTTAATAGCAAGACTTCAACTCTTGACCGGCACAAACACTtgtccctctttctctctgtctGTGTCACCGTCAACCAAAAAGCAACCTGTCAAAACATAATTAGCAGCTGAAAACAACACCACCTCAATCAATAGGATGCATATGTATATTCCAaccgaagggcgggcctggtgcaagcggtagagtcttactgcctgtgaccggaaggtcccgggttcgggtcgcggtctcctcgcattgcacaagcgagggtaaggcttgccactgacaccctttcccagaccctgcacagagcaggagctccctgcactgggtacgccctttatgtaTATTCCAACCAATGTAACAGTCTACTACTATCTGCTTCAGTAACTAACTAACCGTGCGTTTCATGGACGACAACAACATTACCGTGATGACGAACACCACTGCAGCTGGGCATGGCGAGCGCGCTGGAGACGCTATGCGGGCAATCCTACGGGGCGAAGCAGTACCACATGCTGGGGATCTACCTACAGCGGTCGTGGATCATCCTCTTCGCGTGCGCCGTCGTGCTGCTGCCCGTCTACCTCTTCACGGAGCCGCTGCTGGTGGCGCTGGGGCAGGACCCGGAGATCTCGGCGGTGGCGGGGACCATCTCGCTGTGGTACATCCCTGTCATGTTCTCCTACGTCTGGGCATTCACGCTGCAGATGTACCTCCAGGCGCAGAGCAAGAACATGATCATCACCTACCTCGCTGTGCTCAACCTCGGCCTCCACCTCGTCCTGTCATGGCTCATGACCGTCAGGTTCCACCTTGGACTCGCCGGGGTCATGGGGTCCATGGTCATCGCCATGTGGATCCCCGTGTTTGGGCAGCTTGCCTTCGTCTTCTTCGGCGGCTGCCCTCTCACGTGGACAGGCTTCTCGTCTGCTGCGTTCGCTGACCTTGGTGCCATCATCAAGCTCTCACTATCTTCTGGTGTCATGCTCTGGTAAGCCAGCATTAATGTTTCAGTACACGCATAAGTTTCATTCTGATAAGAAGAACACTCTGGAATTATCAAGATTCCCATGATATAATAATACACATATTCAGTCAATGCTCTGCTTTGCTGTTTCAGTTTGGAGCTGTGGTACAACACCATATTGGTGCTCCTCACAGGATACATGAAGAACGCAGAGATTGCACTTGATGCCCTTTCGATATGGTAATGTTCAGATCACTCTGCACTTCACTTGGCAGCTGTCATTCCCACTTTAGTCTTTCCACCATAATTGGCgtaacaacaataacaacaaagcctttaagtctcaaacaagttggggtaggctagagttgaaacccagcagaagccatcaaggttcaggcacgcaTAATTGGTGTAACAACCCAAATAATAGCTGATGTCATTGTACTGGTCATGATATTCCCTTTGTGGTCACAAACAGCATAACTAAGGGGTGCTGTACCTATTTACTAAATGTGCAGCCTTAATATCAACGGTTGGGAGATGATGGTTTCCATCGGCTTTTTGGCTGCAGCAGGGTACATAATCACTTCAGCTTTAGCCTTTTATTCATTTATTTATGTTGGACTTTCCACAGTTTTGAAGTTAACGCAATGTATCTTCAGAGTGCGAGTGGCAAATGAGCTTGGAGCTGGAAGTGCAAGAAGGGCCAAGTTTGCGATTTACAATGTTGTCATCATTTCTTTCTTGATCGGATTTGTGTTGTTTGTGCTCTTCCTTTTCTTCCGTGGAAGCCTTGCCTACATATTTACTGAAAGTCAAGCGGTAGCTAAAGCAGTCGCTGACCTTTCGCCTCTGCTAGCCTTCTCTATATTGttgaacagtgttcagccagTGCTATCAGGTATCCTTCTCAGTTCTACTGATGAAAGAGACTGCTACACTGTACAACCTTGTTTTGTTGACACTAAAACGTCATTTCATCATTTATAGGTGTCGCTGTTGGTGCGGGCTGGCAAAGTGTAGTCGCGTACGTTAACGTTACATCATACTACCTGATTGGCATTCCTCTTGGAGCAGTCCTGGGCTATGTGGTGGGGCTTCATGTAAAGGTGAGATGTAGAGTCTGGTATTACCATTGTGTCTAGTGCAATCTCGGCTTTAAGTTGTTCCTCACTCTTCTTGGCGGTTCAACATATCAACAACAGGGCATTTGGATCGGAATGCTGCTCGGAACACTAGTCCAAACTATTGTGCTTCTCTTCATAACATTAAGGACCAACTGGGAAAAACAGGTTTGTCCAGTGCTGTGCTTAACAAATTGCAATATTCACTTAAGAATACGTGGACAGCTATAAGGGGCACAATATGCTGAATTATTCTGAACCCCCTATCTGCAGGTGGTGACTGCTCAAGAGAGACTGAAGAAATGGTACATGGAAGAGAACAGAAGAATGCAGACCTCGAGGAGAAATCCTTGAACTGGCCCTGCTTTGCAGGTTGTTAATTGACACATTTACTAGGCACCTTGATTCTATTCACCATCTCAAGATCAAAATGAGGGCAGATTGTGTGCTCCTCAAGCCAAGCAATGGAAGGCACTATCAGCAGCAgtagaaaaaaaatattgtgtTATTGGCCAGTGGCAGGGCATATGTGAGAGAGCCTATGTTGGCTAAGTCAGAGTTTGGCTCAATTTTGTGCGTCTGCTAATGTTCTCATCAGAGCAGTGGTTGAGGTTTGGGATATCCATAACTGTAACTGACTGTATCTGTAAATTTTCTTATGATTAGTTGGTGTTGGGCATGTGAATCCATTGAGCTCTTGTTCTAGTTTACCTACCTTTTGTTGACTTCAAATCTGTAATCCTACTTATTTCGGCCAAACGAAATGGATGAGCATGGTGTGCATAGGTTATTTGTTTTGCAATCTGGCACTCCAGTGTTGATTTCAAATCGAATCGGATCAATTTTTTGCATAGTAGTAGAACTCACAACTGCACGGCACTGTGATTCAACCCGAGACAGATTGACGCAATGAGCAAGCAAAATAGAATGCGAGATAGGAGGGCATGAGAGgccaggagaggagaggggaggagaCGAACCCAGGTGAACCGCCGGCTCGTCCGCTAACGTCGCCGGAGCGTTGCCTACTCCCCTCCTCGATTTCACCCGTGGCTGCAGATCGACGCCCGTCCGCCGTAGTCTAGGGctcatccgccgccgccgcaagcaGGAAAAGACGGCAAAGCTTGTCACGCGTCGATCTGCCGGCTGGGCAACTGAGTCCATGAAACTGACACCATGGTCCCACGCTTCTAGTGGTGGCTGATTCAGCAGGGTCCACACTTTGGGCCCACACGCCAGAGAGAGGAGCAGGAGCTCCGGTAGTGCGAGTAGCACCCACACGAACACATCACGCCTCTCCCTTTCCGTCGCGTCACAGGccacggcgggcggcggcggaggcttcCGTGCGAGCTCTTGCCGGATTCAGCGGGCAGTTGAGGTGCCCCGGAGGTTCCCGGTTCCAGCCGTCCCTACGTAGACCCTGCTTTCCTCTCGAACGAATCCAAGTTGCGCAAATGCCGACGCCGGTGAAGTCGGTTCTCCCCGTGGTGCTCCTCGGCTGCGGCGGCGTCGGCCGCTACCTCCTCCGCCACATCGTCTCCTGCCGTCCCCTCCACGCCAATCAGGTATTGCTCCTCTCCTTCCCCGTGCCCGCGGGTACGTCTGATCGATTCGGCGATCACTGATTCACTGGCTCTGGCTGCCGATAGGGCGTGGCCATCCGGGTGGTGGGCGTCGCCGATAGCTCCTCCCTGCTCGTCGCCGAACATGTCCACTCCACTGGCCTCGATGACGCGCTCCTCACCCAGCTCTGCGCCGCCAAGTCCTCCggctctcccctctcctccctgCTCGGCCGAGGTGGACAGACATTCCCCCATTTGATTTTGCCCGTTTCAGATGTACGCGCTCCATAGTTTTCGTTGACATGTAGAATGATAGTTACTTGGATGTGCAATTTCAGGGCACTGTCAGCTGTTCAAGAACCCTGAGGCCAGGGGCAAAGTCATAGACGCCGCTACCACACTTGGAAGAACAACTGGTTAGTTGTTCTGTGCTCAACTGCACATACATATTCTGATCTTCCAATCAGTAGAGCATAAAAAAAGCTTACATGCTTGGTGTTTTTTCTATATAGATTTAGC
The sequence above is drawn from the Miscanthus floridulus cultivar M001 chromosome 15, ASM1932011v1, whole genome shotgun sequence genome and encodes:
- the LOC136508804 gene encoding protein DETOXIFICATION 21-like, whose protein sequence is MEKSTGGASGGEAAEEAKVPLLQPRAAVGGGGDSKAGAEEEEREAAAAAEAEAEWSSLPLRRRAWEENKKLWVVAGPSIFTRFASFGVTVISQAFIGHIGATELAAYALVSTVLMRFSNGILLGMASALETLCGQSYGAKQYHMLGIYLQRSWIILFACAVVLLPVYLFTEPLLVALGQDPEISAVAGTISLWYIPVMFSYVWAFTLQMYLQAQSKNMIITYLAVLNLGLHLVLSWLMTVRFHLGLAGVMGSMVIAMWIPVFGQLAFVFFGGCPLTWTGFSSAAFADLGAIIKLSLSSGVMLCLELWYNTILVLLTGYMKNAEIALDALSICLNINGWEMMVSIGFLAAAGVRVANELGAGSARRAKFAIYNVVIISFLIGFVLFVLFLFFRGSLAYIFTESQAVAKAVADLSPLLAFSILLNSVQPVLSGVAVGAGWQSVVAYVNVTSYYLIGIPLGAVLGYVVGLHVKGIWIGMLLGTLVQTIVLLFITLRTNWEKQVVTAQERLKKWYMEENRRMQTSRRNP